TGTTCAATAGTCATTAATAGTTCCTCCTAATGGTTTTTTATTGTCAAGCTAACCACATCGGGTCAAGCTCGCATTGTTATGTTCAGGCAGCTTGATTAAGCTCCTTCTTGGTCTTGCTCTTCTTTTTGATCTGCAACAGCTTTCGTAATTGCAGCGAAGTTGCGCATTGGTGCTTGTAGAACGCTGAGTAGCATAGAAAGTAGACCTTCGCGTGATGGAAGTTCAGCTAATGCTTTCACTTCTTCTGCAGATGCAAGCGCACCTTCAATCACACCAGCTTTAATTTCGAGCTCTTGGTTCGTTTTCGCAAAATCGTTAAGGATTTTTGCAGGTGCAACAACGTCTTCATCTGAAAACGCAATCGCGTTCGGTCCTGTCAGGTGTTCGTTCAACCCTTCAAGTCCTGCTGCTTCAGCCGCACGGCGAGTCATTGAGTTTTTAT
The window above is part of the Sporosarcina sp. 6E9 genome. Proteins encoded here:
- the rplJ gene encoding 50S ribosomal protein L10, translated to MSKVLEAKKAVVTEIEDKLKSAATVVVVDYRGLNVSQVTELRKTLRDQGIDFKVYKNSMTRRAAEAAGLEGLNEHLTGPNAIAFSDEDVVAPAKILNDFAKTNQELEIKAGVIEGALASAEEVKALAELPSREGLLSMLLSVLQAPMRNFAAITKAVADQKEEQDQEGA